One window from the genome of Macaca fascicularis isolate 582-1 chromosome 7, T2T-MFA8v1.1 encodes:
- the LOC102141501 gene encoding olfactory receptor 11H4-like, which yields MVFSVVSTALEFINNSETSTVTEFVLLGFPGCQEMQSFLFSLFFVIYVFTIIGNGTIVFAVRLDKRLHTPMYILLGKFAFLEILYVTSTVPNMLVNFLSERKTISFVGCFLQFYFFTSLGTTEAYFLCIMAYDRYLAICRPLHYPTIMTPQLCYILMSFCWVFGFLSYSVSTVQLSQLPFCGPNIINHFLCDMDPLMALSCAPAPITEIVFYILSSLIIILTLLYICGSYMLLLIAVLKVPSAAGRQKAFSTCGSHLTVVCLFFGALLAMYVSPTTDNPAAIQKIITLFYSVVTPFLNPLIYSLRNKEMKAALKKVLRIE from the coding sequence ATGGTGTTTTCTGTCGTCTCTACAGCCCTGGAATTCATAAACAATTCAGAGACAAGCACTGTGACGGAATTTGTTCTCCTTGGCTTTCCTGGTTGTCAGGAGATGCAAAGTTTCCTCTTCTCACTGTTCTTTGTGATCTATGTATTTACCATAATAGGAAACGGGACCATTGTCTTTGCTGTGAGATTGGACAAACGGCTTCATACCCCAATGTATATTCTCCTAGGGAAGTTTGCTTTCCTTGAAATCTTATACGTTACCTCCACTGTACCCAACATGCTAGTCAACTTCCTCTCAGAGAGAAAAACCATCTCTTTTGTTGGCTGTTTCCTCCAATTCTACTTTTTTACTTCCCTTGGTACAACAGAAGCATACTTCCTCTGCATCATGGCATATGATCGGTACCTTGCTATCTGCCGCCCATTGCACTACCCAACCATCATGACCCCACAACTCTGTTACATATTGATGTCTTTTTGCTGGGTGTTTGGATTCCTCAGTTACTCTGTCTCCACTGTGCAACTGTCTCAATTGCCTTTCTGTGGGCCCAACATCATCAATCACTTTTTGTGTGACATGGACCCATTGATGGCTCTGTCCTGTGCCCCAGCTCCTATCACTGAGATCGTCTTCTATATCCTGAGCTCCCTCATTATCATTCTCACTCTTCTGTACATCTGTGGCTCCTATATGCTTTTACTGATAGCTGTATTAAAAGTCCCTTCAGCAGCTGGCCGGCAGAAGGCCTTTTCCACCTGCGGATCTCATCTGACAGTAGTGTGTTTATTCTTTGGGGCTCTATTGGCAATGTATGTGAGCCCCACAACTGATAACCCAGCTGCAATTCAGAAGATTATAACTTTGTTCTATTCTGTGGTGACCCCCTTCTTAAACCCCCTGATTTACAGCTTACGAAACAAGGAGATGAAGGCTGCATTGAAGAAAGTCCTGAGGATAGAATGA
- the LOC102135983 gene encoding olfactory receptor 11H6 produces MFFIIHSLITSVFLTALGPQNRTTHFVTEFVLLGFHGQREMQSCFFSFILVLYLMTLLGNGAIVCAVKWDRRLHTPMYILLGNFAFLEIWYTSSTVPNMLVNILSETKTISFSGCFLQFYFFFSLGTTECFFLSVMPYDRYLAICRPLHYPSIMTGKFCVILVCVCWVGGFLCYPVPIVLISQLPFCGPNIIDHFVCDPGPLFALACISAPSTELICYTFSSMIIFGPFFSILGSYTLVIRAVLRISSDAGRTKAFSTCGSHLMVVCLFYGTLMVMYVSPTSGNPAAMQKIITLVYSAMTPLLNPLIYSLRNKDMKDALKRVLGLTVSRN; encoded by the coding sequence ATGTtctttattattcattctttGATTACTTCTGTTTTTCTAACAGCTTTGGGACCCCAGAACAGAACAACGCATTTTGTGACTGAGTTTGTCCTCCTGGGTTTCCATGGTCAAAGAGAGATGCAGAGCTGCTTCTTCTCATTCATCCTTGTTCTCTATCTCATGACACTGCTAGGGAATGGAGCTATTGTCTGTGCAGTGAAATGGGACAGGCGGCTCCACACACCCATGTACATCCTTTTGGGAAACTTTGCCTTTCTAGAGATCTGGTACACTTCCTCCACTGTCCCAAACATGCTAGTCAATATCCTCTCAGAGACTAAAACCATCTCCTTCTCTGGCTGCTTCCtgcaattctatttctttttttcactggGTACAACAGAGTGTTTCTTCTTATCAGTTATGCCTTATGATCGGTACCTGGCCATCTGTCGTCCATTACACTACCCCTCCATCATGACTGGGAAGTTCTGTGTAATTCTGGTCTGTGTATGTTGGGTAGGTGGATTTCTCTGCTATCCAGTCCCTATTGTTCTTATCTCCCAGCTTCCCTTCTGTGGGCCTAACATCATTGACCACTTTGTGTGTGACCCAGGCCCATTGTTTGCACTGGCCTGCATCTCTGCTCCTTCCACTGAGCTTATCTGTTACACCTTCAGCTCGATGATTATCTTTGGGCCCTTCTTCTCCATCCTGGGATCTTACACTCTGGTCATCAGAGCTGTGCTTCGTATTTCCTCTGATGCTGGTCGAACTAAAGCTTTCTCCACATGTGGGTCCCACCTAATGGTGGTGTGTCTATTCTATGGAACCCTTATGGTGATGTATGTGAGCCCAACATCAGGGAACCCAGCAGCAATGCAGAAGATCATCACTCTGGTATACTCAGCAATGACTCCACTCTTAAATCCCCTTATCTACAGTCTTCgaaacaaagacatgaaagatGCTTTAAAGAGAGTCTTGGGGTTAACAGTTAGTCGAAACTGA